From the Paenibacillus sp. FSL H8-0548 genome, one window contains:
- a CDS encoding urease accessory protein UreD, whose amino-acid sequence MIRTSVLRASFVSRQARTVLDNKYHTAPIKIAKAFPLENQLAVIVMDVSPGLLDGDRYEFDWVADQGTQVMITNQSFTKVHPSTLGRGSSMRQTFSLEESAVVEHMPEPIMLYKDAAFQNETEVRLENGSVWMQADVLCPGRTLRGERFDYRIYSNTLSVRYKDELIFSQRQRIEPAEQHLAAPGCWDEMTHWATFYIFSDRVNSSHLEQLQEQLDCFAAPTGHPITAGASMTYRYGIAVSAASTAAWPLELLMKELWGAARGCLLDQPPLRFL is encoded by the coding sequence TTGATTAGGACATCTGTGCTGCGTGCTTCCTTTGTCAGCAGGCAGGCACGGACAGTTCTGGACAATAAATATCATACCGCGCCTATTAAGATTGCAAAGGCTTTTCCGCTGGAGAATCAGTTAGCCGTAATCGTTATGGACGTTTCGCCCGGCCTGCTGGATGGTGACCGCTATGAGTTTGACTGGGTTGCAGATCAGGGGACTCAAGTGATGATTACAAACCAATCGTTCACTAAGGTGCACCCCAGCACGCTCGGCAGGGGCTCATCAATGAGGCAGACATTTTCTCTGGAGGAATCTGCAGTTGTTGAACATATGCCAGAGCCAATTATGCTGTACAAGGACGCTGCTTTTCAAAATGAGACGGAGGTACGCTTGGAAAATGGCTCTGTCTGGATGCAGGCGGACGTGCTGTGTCCTGGCCGCACGCTGCGCGGTGAGCGCTTTGATTATCGAATATACAGCAATACGCTTTCTGTTCGGTATAAAGATGAGCTTATCTTCTCGCAAAGGCAGCGAATCGAGCCGGCTGAGCAGCATCTCGCTGCCCCTGGCTGCTGGGATGAAATGACGCACTGGGCTACCTTTTATATTTTCTCGGATCGAGTGAATAGCTCGCATTTGGAGCAGCTTCAGGAGCAGCTGGACTGCTTTGCTGCACCAACCGGGCATCCAATCACTGCAGGTGCGTCTATGACTTATCGGTATGGCATTGCGGTATCCGCCGCATCAACGGCGGCTTGGCCGCTTGAGCTTCTAATGAAGGAACTGTGGGGAGCGGCGCGAGGATGCTTGCTCGACCAGCCTCCGCTGCGATTTTTATAA
- the ureG gene encoding urease accessory protein UreG, with protein MCQGQGHTHQEWESPSIDNSRPIRIGIGGPVGSGKTALVERLTRELHTKYSVAVITNDIYTKEDARILFNTGILPEERIIGVETGGCPHTAIREDASMNFEAIEELERRFDDLDLIFIESGGDNLAAAFSPELVDRFIYIIDVAQGEKIPRKGGPGIMRSDLLVINKIDLAPYVGASLEVMEADTLKMRGERPFVFSNMFGGDGVAEIVSWLTHEVAHARGTEHSHVIQLTNISAEQRHSAS; from the coding sequence ATGTGCCAAGGACAAGGACATACGCATCAGGAGTGGGAAAGCCCATCCATCGATAACTCAAGACCAATTCGGATTGGCATTGGCGGACCGGTAGGCTCTGGCAAAACAGCACTTGTTGAAAGGCTGACGCGCGAGCTTCACACGAAATACAGCGTAGCTGTCATTACGAATGATATTTATACGAAAGAGGATGCTCGCATCTTATTTAATACAGGCATACTTCCTGAGGAGCGTATTATCGGGGTAGAGACAGGCGGCTGCCCGCATACAGCCATTCGCGAGGATGCTTCGATGAACTTTGAAGCTATTGAGGAGCTGGAGCGTCGTTTTGACGATTTGGATTTGATCTTCATTGAGAGCGGAGGAGACAATCTTGCTGCTGCTTTCAGTCCTGAACTCGTAGATCGATTCATCTATATTATCGACGTAGCCCAAGGGGAGAAAATTCCTCGCAAAGGTGGTCCTGGTATTATGCGCTCCGATTTGCTTGTCATCAACAAAATCGATTTGGCGCCATACGTAGGTGCAAGCCTTGAGGTTATGGAAGCTGATACGTTGAAAATGCGAGGCGAGCGTCCGTTTGTGTTCTCCAATATGTTCGGCGGCGATGGGGTCGCTGAGATTGTGAGCTGGCTTACACATGAGGTTGCTCATGCGCGTGGGACGGAGCATTCCCATGTTATTCAGCTAACGAATATATCTGCTGAACAGCGTCATTCTGCTTCATAA
- a CDS encoding urease accessory UreF family protein — translation MKEQMRWLAMQQLLDSALPIGGFSHSFGLETMVQDGRMNQTSQLYVYVSAMLLQSWASSDAMVIKAVYRDAPAANWERLWAVERLVHVQRAASETRSGVEKMGRRLLQLAATIHPQLDWSPLLEATRSGKCFASHPLAHGYASWVLGVSEERAIQGYFYTCIVTCINSALRLMSMGQTEGQSLIARLTPLTEQAMAISDRLEPEEAYSNMPMAELAMMRHERLYSRLFMS, via the coding sequence ATGAAGGAACAAATGAGATGGCTCGCCATGCAGCAGCTGCTTGATTCTGCTCTGCCGATCGGAGGTTTCTCTCATTCCTTTGGACTTGAGACGATGGTGCAGGATGGCAGAATGAATCAAACGAGCCAGCTATATGTGTATGTCTCCGCGATGCTGCTGCAAAGCTGGGCGAGCTCAGATGCCATGGTGATTAAGGCTGTTTACCGTGATGCTCCTGCAGCAAATTGGGAGCGGCTTTGGGCGGTAGAGCGGCTGGTCCATGTGCAGCGCGCGGCATCCGAAACTCGCAGTGGCGTGGAAAAAATGGGGAGGCGCCTACTGCAGCTGGCAGCAACGATCCATCCACAGCTCGATTGGTCACCGCTCCTAGAAGCGACACGATCAGGCAAATGCTTTGCCTCGCATCCACTTGCACACGGGTATGCAAGCTGGGTACTGGGTGTATCTGAGGAGCGAGCGATCCAAGGTTATTTCTATACGTGTATCGTGACTTGTATCAATAGTGCGCTTCGACTTATGTCGATGGGACAGACAGAGGGACAGTCGTTAATTGCGAGACTGACTCCGCTCACGGAGCAGGCGATGGCAATATCAGATAGGCTTGAGCCTGAGGAAGCGTATTCCAATATGCCTATGGCAGAGCTTGCCATGATGCGGCATGAACGTTTGTATTCAAGGTTATTTATGTCTTAA